In Oscillatoria salina IIICB1, the DNA window ATTTGAGCTTGATTTTCATAAGGATTAGTATTGATAATTTTGAACCAATAAAAGTACACTTGTCCGTCTTGCAAATTGCACTGATTGGCGGCAATAAACCAAAGTTCAGGAAATTCTTTTGACTGTTGCAGAGGAATTTCGCGGAAGTTTTCGTAGGGATTATGACTAGAAGTAGCGATAGTACCAATCAACAGTGTAGGTTGAGTTTCTGTTATTTTTGGTCGCCATAAAATAAACTCAATTTGTTTGCGTTGGAGAAAATTAACCAGCATAGTATAAATCCCAAGGAATAATTAATTGGAATTATATCTTCTGCGAGCAATCTTGGTTGATTTATGAAGATTTTCTTTAGGATTAGTAAGTTTAGCTTTGGCTTCTTTCGAGGAAGAAATTGAAAATAAATTTATTTTCTTAACTAAATTTGAATCTAGGACAGTAGTTATGGTAATTTAGGATTGAGGAGAGAAAAAGAAAAGGATGAAGGTCGAACATTGGCACGAAGAACAAGACGGTAGTTTTTCTGAGTCAGCACTTAGGAAAAAGTTAGAACGGCGAGGTTATCGAGTTTCTCGGTATGTGTATTCACCAGGAATGTGTTTTCCGGATCATACTCATAATATTGCGAAAATGGATGCTGTAGTTTCGGGGCGTTTTCGGATGACAATGCAGGGACAAACAGTAATTTTAGAAGCTGGTGATTGTTTAGAAGTTCCTCGCGGGGAAGTACATAGTGCAGAAGTAGTTGGAAATAAGCCTGTTGTTAGTTTAGATGGAACGAAAAGTTAAGCTGATGACAAAGAAATTACGTGCTTTAATTTTTGATGTTGACGGTACTTTAGCTGAGACGGAAAGAGACGGTCATTTAGTTGCTTTTAATCGGGCTTTTGTTGATGCTGGTTTAGATTGGAATTGGCAGCCAGATTTGTATGGAGAATTACTAAAAGTATCGGGGGGAAAAGAACGGATTCAGCATTATTTAACTAAGTATAAAACGGATTTTCAAGTGCCTGGAGAATTGGCTGAATTTATTGCTAATTTACACGCAGCGAAAACTAAACATTACCAAAGCTTACTTAGGGAAGCGGCTATTCCTTTGCGTCCTGGCGTGCGAAGATTAATTACGGAAGCGCGATCGCAGGGGGTGCGTTTAGCGATCGCCACGACTAGCGCTTTACCTAATACTATGGCATTATTGCAACAAACACTCGACCCAGAATGGTTTGAAGTCATTGCGGCTGGCGATATTGTGACTCAAAAAAAACCGGCACCAGCTATCTATTATTATGTCTTGGAAAAAATGAATTTAAGTCCCGATGAGTGTTTAGTTTTTGAAGATTCGGAACATGGTTTACAAGCGGCAACCCAAGCAGGATTAAAAACAGTTGTTACTGTTAATGATTATACTCGAAATCAAAATTTTTCTCAAGCTTTGCTGGTTTTAGATTGTCTCGGTGAAGAAAATCTTCCTCTGCAAATTTTATCAGAACAAATTTTTAATAAAGCTTATTTAGACTTAGAAACTTTAAGAAGTTTACACCAAAAATTTTCAAATAATTAGTCATTAGTTTACTTCAATCTAAACAGATTATTTCTGAGGAATAAATTATTAGATATAGAAAAAAACCCGCATTAGCGGGTCTAAAATTGACTGTTTGAATCGAGAATTGAGTTGAAGAATTAAATTAGTTTACACCGTGGTTTCCCGTAACTTAGCTACCAAATCGCGAACATTATCCTTACCCAAACGATAACCCATTGGATGAGCAATTAATCGGGCGGTACTTTCAAATAAAACATCAATTTCAATTAAGCCATTTTCCCGCAAAGTGCGTCCCGTGGAAACCAAATCGACGATCGCCTCAGACATTCCAGTGATCGGTCCGAGTTCAACAGAACCGTAAAGAGGTATAATTTCCACAGGTAGATCGAGCTGGCGAAAGTATTCCTTAGCGCAATAAACGAACTTAGAAGCGACTCTCGCATGGAGGGGAAGTTCCAGCGATCGCCGATAAGAACTTTCTTGACGCACCGCCACTGACATCCGACAAAAACCAAATTTTAAGTCAGCTAAATGCGCCACAGCCGGATCTTTTTCCCGTAAAACATCATAACCCACGATTCCTAACTCAGCTTGACCGTATTCGACATAAACTGGCACATCTTGCGCCCTGACTAACAATCCTTTCGCCGTGTTTGTAGGATCGGCAATTTGGAGTTGGCGGTTATTTTTGTCAAGAAAAGCACTAAAATCTAAACCTACAGATTTCAGGATCTTGATACTATCAGATAAGAGAGCCCCTTTAGGCAATGCGACGGTAATCATCAAAAGTTGTTGGACAAAATATAGTTAACAATGCGTATTTTATTAGTTGATGACGAAGTAGAACTAACTAATCCTCTTTCACAGGTTTTATCTCGCGAAGGTTATCGCGTAGATGTCGCTGACAGTGGCATTACTGGGAGTAAGCTAGCGTTAAAGCAAGATTACGATTTACTGATTCTTGACTGGATGATGCCGAAAAAATCGGGCTTAGAAATCTGTCGCGAGTTACGACAACAAGGCAAAACTACACCAGTTCTCTTTCTAACAGCTAAGGATACCATTGACGATCGCGTTTTGGGACTCGACGCTGGCGCAGACGATTATTTAGTCAAACCCTTTGAATTACGGGAGTTGCTAGCCAGAGTTCGTGCTTTGATGCGGCGATCGCTAAATTTTGAATCTCACACCCAACCACTAAAAGTTGCCGATTTAGAACTTGACAAAGAGAACCAATTAGCGTACCGCAAAGGAAGAGCAATCGAACTCTCAGAAAAAGAAATTCAACTCCTAGAATTGTTCATGCGTCACCCCAATCAACTACTAACTCACTCTCAAATTTATCAGCATTTGTGGTCAGAAGATGAAAAACCTAATAGCAATGTTTTAGCAGCTTTAGTCAGGTTATTGCGTCGCAAAGTTGAAGCCAAAGACGAACTGCCTTTAATTCATACTGTTTATGGAAAAGGTTATCGTTTCGGAGAAATTAACTAATCGGTACAGCTAGCAAATGTTCCAGCAAAATTTTGCTGCCAATTCCAATTAAAATTACACCGCCAATAATTTCAACTTTACTTTCAAACCAAGTCCCAAATTGATGACCAATAAATACACCCATAAAACACAAGAAAAAAGTCACAACTCCGATCGCCGTTGCCGCAGGTACAATTCCCGCATTGAGTACGGAAAAGCCCAAACCAACAGCAAACGCATCTAAGCTAGTAGCAATAGCTAAACTAATTAAAACATAAGTATCTAAAGGATTCACTTTGACTTCGCTATCATCTTCTTGAATGGCTTCATAAATCATTTTTCCACCCAAAAAGCTCAAAAGCCCAAAAGCAATCCAGTGGTCGATTTCCGTCAAAAAAACTCGAAAACTCAAGCCAATTATCCAACCAATTAAAGGCATCAATGCTTGAAAGCCACCAAAAAATAAAGCAATTTTTAAAGCCTTATTAATTTTAATACGTCTAATTGCCAAACCACTACAAATCGAGACAGCAAAAGCATCTGCCGCTAAACCAAGGGCAATAGAAAGAATTGTAATTAACGTCATTTAACTCGATTTTCTGTTTCTATTTTAATCCTACCTATTTTTAACACAAATCAACCGCCAAATTGGCGCTAATTATTTCATAGTTATTTCATGTTTATCGCAAATTTATCTCATAATTAATTACCGTTAATTTGTGAATCATAAATAATTAATTTTTTAATCATAATTTAAAGAAACAACTGCCCCTGAAACAAAATTTACTCACCTCAAAGCCACAGGCTGGCTATTTTAGCAAATCGGAGCATTTAGCGATCGCGTCTGGAATTTCTACTCAAGCGGCAGATCGTACTTTAGTTAACTGCGTTTTGTCATTAGACGAAGAATCTAATCATTTCTTGGCTGAGCCAAGAAATGAAATAAAGTAAAACAATAGCGCTCTTTTAAAACGAATATTGTAATCCAGCCGTTAACTGCCAATCAGTCTCTAATTGAGGACCCTCAAGAGACTGATAAACTGGAAACTCAAACTCAACACCTAAGCGTCCTCCAGCTAGAGAACCTTCCGGAAAATAGACATTAATTCCCAATCCTAAATCCAAGCGAGTTCCCCCACGCAATTCCGGATCTGCTGTCGGAATCATCATCGGATTTAAACTAGAATCAGCACCATCATAATTTCCCCAAGTTTGTCCACTCAACCGTAGAGATGTACTTACTTGTTCTGTCCATTGACGACCAACCCAAGTTGTTAATTGATAGCGATTTCCTAAACTATAATCGCGACTATTTTGACCCAAACGAATCGCAGTATTTAGCTGCGTTCCCCATGACCAATCATCAGTTTGACCTAAATAAGTTATCCCTGGAAGTAAGTCAAAAGTTCCCGAACCAATTTGCATTGGATAAGGAAGAATTTGGTCATTTACCGCCGGAGTATCATCGCGTTCGTCAATCGAACCAGTGGGAAAACTAACTCCAAAATTAAGGTGAACGCGCTGGCGATTTTCTCGCAGGACATTATACAAACCTGTAAACTTAATATCGCCTAGACCTCCGGAATTAGTAGTAAATTCTACTCCCGATCGCGTCCGATGATCCATTTCCTTCGAGACAAAAGGAAGCATCACCATCAAAGTCAAATCATCTGTCGGTGCATACATCGCTCCGAACATGTGCATTTGCATCGTCATATCTTCCGGAGTTACCATAAAATCCCGCAGAACTTCATCTGTACTGAGGTTATCAGTGCCATCTCGGTTTCCTGCCATCGCCATGAACATATAGCGATAGGAAACCATCCATTCTCCTGCTTTGTGAACGTGGTCGCCCATCACCCCAATCGGAGCGTGTCCATCTGGTCGTCCTGATGTCCATTCAGAGTTTGTTGCGCGATCGCTACTGTCAGCAATGATTACCGTTGTATCCTGAAAAGGTAAGGTTACATTTTCCCCAATAGAAGTATTGAGAGAAACAGTTGAAAATGAATCATCAACGCTAACTTGAGTCTGAGAGTTTAGTTCAAACGTAGGTAATGTTTGTTGATTCGGTGTGGGAACTATAACTTCCTCTAGGTTGGTTCCGGTAACTGCTGTCAAAACTTCAGTTTCAGTCTCAGGTTGTAATGTTGGTGGAGTTTGAGCAACAACTGAAGTTGCTGTCAACAAAGCAAGGGCAGCATTTAACAAATACCAATTTTGTTGAATCATTTAATTCCTATCTTCTGTAAATCTGCTATTTCAGCAAAAGACAGCTTAAGAAAAATCCCCACCAAAGTCAAAAGACAGGTTGTCAAGTAATGTTAATTAGTTATAGTTACCATTCCCGGCTACCAAGATTCTCTAGTTATACCGGACTGCGAAAAAAGAATCTCGCCGTAAATCAACCAAATCAACTTAAAGAATCAATCAACTTTTCCACCCTTTCTTTTACCTCATCGCGCACGCGCCGAAAAGTAGCTAAAGGTTGTCCATCTGGGTCATCTAATTCCCAATCAGCAAACACTTCTCTTAATACCCAAGCTTCTGGTAAATTAACCCCACAGCCACATAAAGAAATGACCGCATCGTAATCTTCCGGGTTAAAATCACTCAAAGGATCGGAAGTTTGATCGCTAATATCAATCCCAACTTCATCCATTACTTGAATAGCTGTAGGATGAACTCGACTAGCTTCTAAACCCGAACTGGTAACGTTAATTTTACCTGCTCCCAATTCTCTGGCAAAACCTTCAGCCATTTGCGAACGACAAGAATTTCGCTTACAAACAAACATTACTTTTTTCATCTTTTTGTCCCAATTTGAGACTGATTAGTAAAGTTAGCTACGAGACGATTAAATAATTTCCGCGCCGGACGAATTAGTAAATAAATCAACAAAACTAAATCTAACCAATGTTCAAATTTACTAAACTCATTACCGTAATATTCCGGTTCCCAATAACTAACGGGACTGGGAAAACGAAAAGTCCAATTGAAAGGAAAAAATAACAACGGTCCATCAGTCGCGTGAGTTAAAATATCTACAACTGAATGCAGCAAACAAGCAACGAAAAACCAGAAAAACCAACGTTGTAACGAACCAATTTTGCGACGCGATCGCCACAACAAACCTATTCCCAATAATAACACAATCGGCGCGTGGAGAAAATTGTGCATTCCAATCCACACGGGATTTTGAAAAAATAACTCGCCAAAAATGTAGTTAAACGCTTCTTCCCAACTCCAACCGCGCAGAAAATGGTAGTAAATAATACTTCCGGTAAACAAAAACCACAAGGGCAAATCTGGTGCAACTGAACCCAACAAAAAAGCCTTTTTAACAATGGGTACTCTTGGTAAACCTTTATCCAGCGCCGCAGTCATCAAAAAGTGGGAATAGGTATTCATTTTAATTCAAGCTACTAAGACAACGAGGGTCGCATAAAGTTGCTTTTTCTGGTTCGCGAGGAAACCAAAAAGCAGTCCTCTGACAAAATTTTACCAGCATTAACATCACTGGTACTTCAATTAATACTCCTACCACTGTAGCTAAGGCTGCGCCGGAATTCAAACCAAAGAGCATTACCGCCGTCGCAATCGCAACCTCGAAGTGATTGCTTGCACCAATTAAAGCCGCAGGTGCCGCATCTTCATAAACTAATTTCATTTTCCAAGCTGCTACATAAGCAATTAAAAAGATAAAATTAGTTTGGATGAAAAGCGGTACGGCGATTAAAAGAATGTGCAGGGGATTAGCAACAATTAACTCGCCTTTAAAAGCAAATAAAAGCACCAAGGTTATCAACAAAGCTGCTGTTGAAACTGGACTTAAATATTTGAGAAAGCGACGGTTAAACCAAGCTTCTCCTTTGTGTTTAAAAATCCAGTAACGGCTGTACATTCCTGCGGCTAAAGGTAAGCCAACATAAATTAGTACAGATAAAACAATTGTTTCCCAAGGTACAGTTAAATTGTTAGCGGCTAGCAACCATCGCCCCAAGGGTGCATACAATAACAACATGGCTAAAGAATTGACTGCTACCATGACTAAAGTATGTCCTTGGTTACTGTAAGAAAGATAACCCCACATTAATACCATTGCCGTACAAGGAGCAATTCCTAATAAAATTGCTCCGGCAATGTAAGAATTTGCCAAGGTAACTTCTGCGCCGCGAATTATCTCGGTTTCTGTTAAGAAAGGACGAAACAGCCAACCGAGAAAAAATTGAGCAAAAACAACCATTGTCAAGGGTTTGATTAACCAATTAACCACTAAGGTTAGGATAACTGGTTTGGGTGTTCGGGCAGCATTTACGGCTTGAGAAAAGTCAATTTTTACCATGATGGGATACATCATGAAAAAGAGACAAATAGCAATGGGAATTGACACTTGGTAAATGCTCATTGCATCTAGGGTGGTGGCAATTCCAGGGAAAATTTTTCCGAGGACTATGCCGCTAATTATGCAGATGATTACCCACAAGGTAAGGTATTTTTCAAAAAAACTAAGTTTACCGCCAGCTTGTACGGCTTTGGTGTTAATTTTGGTGTTATTTGTACTCATTATTTAGTTAGAATTTTGCTTGCTTTTTCAGTAGTTCTTCAATGGTGAGGTTGAATTCCGATTTACCCTCGAACACGGTGCCAACTTTGCCTTTTTCAAACTGAATCATGGCAAGGTTATAACCTTCGCTGGGGAGGGGAACGTAACCAACAGAACTGACGGTTTCTGGTGCTTTTTCTAGGTAAAATTCAACGAATTCTTGGAGGGCGGGATTTTTTTGGGCTGCCGCAGCGTTAACGTAGATAAATAAGGGGCGGGAAAGTGGCTGATACTCGGCATTTTTCAGGGTTTCTGGAGATGGTAAAATGGCAGCGTTGTTGTTAGCAACTGCTACGGCTTTTAAGTTGTCTCGGTTTGCTTCATAATAGGCGTAGCCAAAGTAACCTAATGCGTTGGGGTCTTGGCTGACTCCTTGAACTAAAACTTCGTCATCTTCGCTAGCGACGTAATCACTCCGACTAGCCCCAGATTCGCCGACAACGGCTTCGGTGAAGTATTCGTAAGTACCGGAGTCAGTTCCGGGTCCGTAAAGTGTTAAAGGGCGATCGGGAAAATCAGTCCGAATTTGATTCCAATTAGTTATCTTTCCCTCAGCTTCGGGTTGCCAAATTTTTGCTAATTCAGCGATTGTAATACTTTCTAACCAGTCGTTTTCTGGGTTAACGACGATGGTTAACGCATCAAAGGCGATCGGTAGTTCCATGTAGCGGATTCCGGCGCGATCGCAAGCTTCCATTTCTGCTGTCTGAATTGGTCGTGAGGCGTTGTTAATTGCTGTTTCCCCAGTACAAAATTTCTCGAATCCTCCTCCTGTACCGGAAAAATTAACTTCTACCTCTGAGGTAAATTCCGAGGCGATCGCTAAGGTAATTGGGTAAACTGTACTCGAACCATCAACTTTTATTGATTCTTGCTGTTCCGGCTCGATTTGAGCGCAAGCGCTAATCGCTGTTATAGCTATTACACTCCAACCTGCCACTGATAAACGTTTACAAACTTTTTTTGTTATATTTTTCATCTCTCTCCCCCCATCGTTTTGAGTGAAGTTTTTTTACTATTATTTCAAAAAAAATTGAAATATGGTTTAAGGTTTGGTTAAGAAAAAGAGAGAGATGAAAGATTTTCGCTGATTTCGCAGCTAACCAGGACAATACTTAGCTGGTAACATAACTACAGTACGACGATATTCAGCCAAAAACTGCTCTAAAGCGACAAATTGAGGCAAATTTAAACTGTAATAAATCCAGCGTCCCTCTTGACGAGGACGCACCAAAGATGCTTCTTTAAGAGTTTTGAGGTGAAAAGAAAGTTTTGACTGAGAAACGCCAATTTCTTCACATAAGTCACAAACGCACATTTCACCTGACTTCAAAAGTTCCACCACTTGAAAGCGGATGGGATCGGAAAGAGCGCGAAAGCCAGCTAAGATTAAAGCGGTGTCTGTAACAGAAATAGTTGTTGACATCGATTTTCGTAAATATGTCTTCTTAGCTTATGCTAACCCTTCATATTTTTGTGAACATCCCCTCCGGGGGCTTATGAGATTTAAAATTGAGAAAGTAGCGCG includes these proteins:
- the rppA gene encoding two-component system response regulator RppA, which gives rise to MRILLVDDEVELTNPLSQVLSREGYRVDVADSGITGSKLALKQDYDLLILDWMMPKKSGLEICRELRQQGKTTPVLFLTAKDTIDDRVLGLDAGADDYLVKPFELRELLARVRALMRRSLNFESHTQPLKVADLELDKENQLAYRKGRAIELSEKEIQLLELFMRHPNQLLTHSQIYQHLWSEDEKPNSNVLAALVRLLRRKVEAKDELPLIHTVYGKGYRFGEIN
- the hisG gene encoding ATP phosphoribosyltransferase encodes the protein MITVALPKGALLSDSIKILKSVGLDFSAFLDKNNRQLQIADPTNTAKGLLVRAQDVPVYVEYGQAELGIVGYDVLREKDPAVAHLADLKFGFCRMSVAVRQESSYRRSLELPLHARVASKFVYCAKEYFRQLDLPVEIIPLYGSVELGPITGMSEAIVDLVSTGRTLRENGLIEIDVLFESTARLIAHPMGYRLGKDNVRDLVAKLRETTV
- a CDS encoding manganese efflux pump MntP, giving the protein MTLITILSIALGLAADAFAVSICSGLAIRRIKINKALKIALFFGGFQALMPLIGWIIGLSFRVFLTEIDHWIAFGLLSFLGGKMIYEAIQEDDSEVKVNPLDTYVLISLAIATSLDAFAVGLGFSVLNAGIVPAATAIGVVTFFLCFMGVFIGHQFGTWFESKVEIIGGVILIGIGSKILLEHLLAVPIS
- a CDS encoding transporter → MIQQNWYLLNAALALLTATSVVAQTPPTLQPETETEVLTAVTGTNLEEVIVPTPNQQTLPTFELNSQTQVSVDDSFSTVSLNTSIGENVTLPFQDTTVIIADSSDRATNSEWTSGRPDGHAPIGVMGDHVHKAGEWMVSYRYMFMAMAGNRDGTDNLSTDEVLRDFMVTPEDMTMQMHMFGAMYAPTDDLTLMVMLPFVSKEMDHRTRSGVEFTTNSGGLGDIKFTGLYNVLRENRQRVHLNFGVSFPTGSIDERDDTPAVNDQILPYPMQIGSGTFDLLPGITYLGQTDDWSWGTQLNTAIRLGQNSRDYSLGNRYQLTTWVGRQWTEQVSTSLRLSGQTWGNYDGADSSLNPMMIPTADPELRGGTRLDLGLGINVYFPEGSLAGGRLGVEFEFPVYQSLEGPQLETDWQLTAGLQYSF
- a CDS encoding ArsR/SmtB family transcription factor, whose protein sequence is MSTTISVTDTALILAGFRALSDPIRFQVVELLKSGEMCVCDLCEEIGVSQSKLSFHLKTLKEASLVRPRQEGRWIYYSLNLPQFVALEQFLAEYRRTVVMLPAKYCPG
- the arsC gene encoding arsenate reductase, glutathione/glutaredoxin type is translated as MKKVMFVCKRNSCRSQMAEGFARELGAGKINVTSSGLEASRVHPTAIQVMDEVGIDISDQTSDPLSDFNPEDYDAVISLCGCGVNLPEAWVLREVFADWELDDPDGQPLATFRRVRDEVKERVEKLIDSLS
- a CDS encoding cupin domain-containing protein, giving the protein MKVEHWHEEQDGSFSESALRKKLERRGYRVSRYVYSPGMCFPDHTHNIAKMDAVVSGRFRMTMQGQTVILEAGDCLEVPRGEVHSAEVVGNKPVVSLDGTKS
- a CDS encoding zinc dependent phospholipase C family protein, with the translated sequence MNTYSHFLMTAALDKGLPRVPIVKKAFLLGSVAPDLPLWFLFTGSIIYYHFLRGWSWEEAFNYIFGELFFQNPVWIGMHNFLHAPIVLLLGIGLLWRSRRKIGSLQRWFFWFFVACLLHSVVDILTHATDGPLLFFPFNWTFRFPSPVSYWEPEYYGNEFSKFEHWLDLVLLIYLLIRPARKLFNRLVANFTNQSQIGTKR
- the arsB gene encoding ACR3 family arsenite efflux transporter: MSTNNTKINTKAVQAGGKLSFFEKYLTLWVIICIISGIVLGKIFPGIATTLDAMSIYQVSIPIAICLFFMMYPIMVKIDFSQAVNAARTPKPVILTLVVNWLIKPLTMVVFAQFFLGWLFRPFLTETEIIRGAEVTLANSYIAGAILLGIAPCTAMVLMWGYLSYSNQGHTLVMVAVNSLAMLLLYAPLGRWLLAANNLTVPWETIVLSVLIYVGLPLAAGMYSRYWIFKHKGEAWFNRRFLKYLSPVSTAALLITLVLLFAFKGELIVANPLHILLIAVPLFIQTNFIFLIAYVAAWKMKLVYEDAAPAALIGASNHFEVAIATAVMLFGLNSGAALATVVGVLIEVPVMLMLVKFCQRTAFWFPREPEKATLCDPRCLSSLN
- a CDS encoding HAD family hydrolase, which codes for MTKKLRALIFDVDGTLAETERDGHLVAFNRAFVDAGLDWNWQPDLYGELLKVSGGKERIQHYLTKYKTDFQVPGELAEFIANLHAAKTKHYQSLLREAAIPLRPGVRRLITEARSQGVRLAIATTSALPNTMALLQQTLDPEWFEVIAAGDIVTQKKPAPAIYYYVLEKMNLSPDECLVFEDSEHGLQAATQAGLKTVVTVNDYTRNQNFSQALLVLDCLGEENLPLQILSEQIFNKAYLDLETLRSLHQKFSNN
- a CDS encoding PstS family phosphate ABC transporter substrate-binding protein; translation: MKNITKKVCKRLSVAGWSVIAITAISACAQIEPEQQESIKVDGSSTVYPITLAIASEFTSEVEVNFSGTGGGFEKFCTGETAINNASRPIQTAEMEACDRAGIRYMELPIAFDALTIVVNPENDWLESITIAELAKIWQPEAEGKITNWNQIRTDFPDRPLTLYGPGTDSGTYEYFTEAVVGESGASRSDYVASEDDEVLVQGVSQDPNALGYFGYAYYEANRDNLKAVAVANNNAAILPSPETLKNAEYQPLSRPLFIYVNAAAAQKNPALQEFVEFYLEKAPETVSSVGYVPLPSEGYNLAMIQFEKGKVGTVFEGKSEFNLTIEELLKKQAKF